From a single Brassica rapa cultivar Chiifu-401-42 chromosome A01, CAAS_Brap_v3.01, whole genome shotgun sequence genomic region:
- the LOC103864728 gene encoding thioredoxin-like protein HCF164, chloroplastic: MAASRLVFSLSRLPSSTHGINRKFQPFLLTQTVAPSRVRALRCQATPDSSEPQEKLVVDNGSTNETSPASKEASSGFPESPNRDVNRRVAVASVVAALALFLSTRLDFGISLKDLTASALPYEEALSNGKPTVVEFYADWCEVCRELAPDVYKIEQQYKDKVNFVMLNVDNTKWEQELDEFGVEGIPHFAFLDRQGNEEGNVVGRLPRQYLVENVNALAAGKQSIPHARAVGQYSSAEARKVHQVTDPLSHG, from the exons ATGGCAGCATCTCGCTTAGTGTTTTCGTTAAGCCGCCTTCCATCATCTACTCACGGAATCAACCGAAAGTTTCAACCTTTTCTCCTAACTCAAACAGTAGCTCCTTCTCGAGTTCGTGCTCTTCGTTGCCAAGCAACGCCAGATTCTTCCGAGCCCCAG GAGAAATTGGTGGTGGATAATGGCTCAACTAATGAAACTTCACCTGCTTCGAAAGAAGCTTCTTCTGGGTTTCCTGAGTCTCCGAACAGGGATGTTAATAGAAGAGTCGCTGTTGCTTCTGTTGTTGCAGCTTTGGCCTTGTTTCTGTCGACAAGGCTTGATTTTGGGATCTCTTTGAAGGATTTAACCGCTTCAGCCTTGCCTTACGAGGAG GCTTTGTCGAATGGGAAGCCGACAGTGGTTGAGTTCTATGCAGATTGGTGTGAAGTTTGTCGTGAACTTGCCCCTGATGTTTACAAAATCGAGCAACAATACAA GGACAAGGTTAACTTTGTGATGCTAAATGTGGACAACACGAAATGGGAGCAAGAGCTGGACGAGTTCGGTGTTGAAGGCATTCCTCATTTCGCATTCCTCGATAGACAAGGCAACGAGGAAGGCAATGTGGTGGGAAGGCTCCCGAGACAGTATCTAGTGGAGAATGTCAACGCACTTGCAGCCGGGAAGCAATCAATTCCTCATGCTCGAGCAGTGGGACAGTACAGTAGCGCCGAGGCCCGTAAGGTGCATCAGGTCACTGATCCCTTAAGCCATggatag
- the LOC103864825 gene encoding nuclear autoantigenic sperm protein, whose amino-acid sequence MAEEKAPASASELEQTLDPNQTSIEATESTCNNNNAAESETTLEFADELTEKGSVFLKESDFAEAVDCFSRALEIRVEHFGELASECVKAYYKYGSALLEKAQAEADPLGINMPKKEAEAQQESTPNGESVAASVLSSDPEKQGSSSGGQGGSDGKEDGEDCQDDDISDADADEDESDLDMAWKMLDIARAITDKHSTDTMEKVDILCALAEISLEREDIESSLSDYKKALSILERLVEPDSRHIAELNFRICICLETGCQTKEAIPYCQKAVLICKARMERLSNEVKCPSGSATSSTVSENEAEIRTLSGLAEDLEKKLEDLRQQADNPKQLLAELMGMASAKAVATAAGEMSSSQMGTANIGKDLESPTVSTAQTGSGGGASGVTHLGVVGRGVKRVLLNAESSPSKKQAPESSDKADV is encoded by the exons ATGGCTGAAGAAAAAGCACCAGCTTCGGCATCGGAACTCGAGCAAACTCTAGATCCTAATCAAACCTCGATCGAAGCCACTGAATCCacctgcaacaacaacaacgcgGCAGAGAGTGAGACGACGCTTGAGTTCGCAGATGAGCTGACCGAGAAAGGCTCCGTCTTTTTGAAAGAGAGTGACTTTGCGGAAGCTGTCGATTGTTTCAGCCGTGCCCTCGAGATCAG GGTTGAACATTTTGGTGAGCTTGCGTCTGAGTGCGTTAAGGCTTATTACAAATATGGATCTGCTCTTCTGGAGAAGGCTCAGGCTGAAGCTGATCCTCTTGGTATCAACATGCCTAAGAAAGAAGCTGAAGCTCAGCAAGAGTCTACTCCAAATGGTGAGTCTGTCGCTGCTTCTGTTTTGTCTAGTGACCCGGAGAAGCAAGGGAGCTCAAGTGGTGGCCAAGGAG GTTCTGATGGTAAAGAGGATGGTGAAGATTGTCAAGACGATGACATATCTGACGCTGATGCTGATGAAGATGAGTCTGATTTGGATATGGCATGGAAAATGCTCGACATCGCAAGGGCTATTACTGACAAACACTCAACTGATACAATGGAGAAAGTCGATATTCTCTGTGCCCTTGCTGAAATTTCCCTTGAGAGAG AGGACATTGAGTCTTCTTTGAGTGACTACAAGAAAGCTTTGTCCATCTTAGAGCGATTGGTTGAACCAGACAGTCGACACATAGCCGAACT AAACTTCCGCATATGCATATGTCTAGAGACTGGATGTCAGACTAAAGAAGCAATACCTTATTGTCAGAAGGCTGTGTTAATCTGCAAAGCTCGGATGGAGAGGCTCAGTAATGAGGTCAAGTGTCCATCTGGATCAGCAACTTCCTCAACTGTCTCTGAGAACGAAGCTGAGATCAGAACCTTATCTGGTCTCGCAGAGGATCTAGAAAAGAAG CTTGAGGATTTGAGACAACAAGCAGATAACCCAAAGCAACTTCTTGCTGAGCTAATGGGCATGGCATCCGCCAAGGCTGTTGCTACTGCTGCCGGTGAAATGAGCTCTTCTCAGATGGGAACTGCGAACATTGGGAAGGACTTAGAGTCTCCTACAGTCTCAACCGCTCAAACAGGTTCAGGAGGAGGAGCATCAGGTGTTACTCATTTGGGTGTTGTTGGAAGAGGAGTGAAGCGAGTTTTGTTGAATGCAGAATCAAGTCCATCGAAGAAACAGGCTCCTGAGTCTTCAGACAAAGCAGATGTGTAA
- the LOC103864917 gene encoding CASP-like protein 5C1 — protein sequence MEVVRTASVGTIPSVVLRLGQVLFSSASLLFMCFNDDDDFYAYTAFCYLVTVMGLVTPWSVTLALLEAYSIIVQKLPLQATVLSVIVSGDLVLSFLSLGGACSTASVTLILIGAGEKHCDRYKLSATMAFLSSFLSFASTFFNFRLLPSLFSS from the exons ATGGAAGTGGTCAGAACGGCGTCGGTTGGAACCATCCCAAGCGTTGTTCTACGTCTTGGACAGGTTCTGTTCTCATCTGCTTCGCTTCTTTTCATGTGCTTCAACGATGACGACGACTTCTACGCTTACACTGCCTTCTG TTATTTAGTTACAGTGATGGGTTTAGTAACACCATGGAGCGTTACGTTAGCCCTACTTGAAGCTTACTCCATCATCGTTCAAAAACTTCCTTTGCAAGCAACAGTTTTATCTGTCATCGTCTCTGGAGACTTG GTTTTGTCGTTTTTATCGCTGGGAGGTGCATGCTCAACGGCGAGCGTGACCCTAATTTTGATTGGTGCTGGAGAGAAGCATTGTGATCGGTACAAGTTATCGGCGACAATGGCGTTCTTGTCTTCGTTTCTTTCCTTTGCTTCCACTTTCTTTAACTTTCGTCTTCTCCCTTCTCTATTTTCTAGTTAG
- the LOC103864993 gene encoding uncharacterized protein LOC103864993 — MGICSSTESTQVATAKLILQDGRMMEFTKPVKVGYVLLKNPMCFICNSDDMEFDEALSAISADEELQLGQIYFALPLRYLRQPLQAEEMAALAAKANSAFMRSGGGGGGGSCRRRRVDPIVAGDKYRVRVASCDDTVGSGFGRRKGRNADGGGGGSTSSRRRRECYAAELSTIEE, encoded by the coding sequence ATGGGTATATGCAGTTCGACCGAGTCGACTCAAGTGGCCACGGCGAAGCTGATCTTGCAAGACGGGAGGATGATGGAGTTCACGAAACCCGTGAAAGTCGGATACGTTTTGCTGAAGAACCCCATGTGTTTTATCTGTAACTCGGACGATATGGAGTTCGACGAGGCCCTCTCCGCGATTAGCGCCGACGAAGAGCTTCAGCTTGGTCAGATATACTTCGCTCTTCCTCTTCGTTATCTTCGTCAGCCACTTCAAGCGGAGGAGATGGCCGCATTGGCCGCTAAAGCTAACTCTGCGTTCATGCGAAGtggtggtggcggtggtggAGGAAGCTGTCGCCGGAGACGTGTGGATCCTATTGTCGCCGGTGATAAATATCGCGTTAGAGTTGCCTCCTGTGATGATACGGTGGGGTCAGGCTTCGGAAGGAGGAAGGGGAGAAACGCtgacggtggtggtggtggtagcaCTAGTAGTCGCCGGAGGAGGGAATGCTACGCGGCGGAGTTGAGCACGATAGAAGAGTGA